A segment of the bacterium genome:
TGGGCGAACGCGACGGCTTCGTGAAACTCGTGGCGGACAAGAAGACGGACCGGTTGCTCGGCGCCCACATCATCGCGCCGCGGGCCTCGGACATGATCGCGGAGCTCGTCTTGGCGATGGGGTATTCGGCCTCGGCGGAGGACATCGCGCGGACCTGCCACGCCCATCCGACGCTCGCCGAAGCGGTGAAGGAGGCGGCGCTAGGTCTCGGAGGCGGGACCATTCACGCCTGACCCGGGAGTCGTTTCCGGAGTCGTCGTCGCCTCCACGGCGGCCTTTTCGGCGTCCTTCAAATCCTTCAGTTTGGCGTCGAGTTCTTCGAGGGCCAGCCGGTCTTCTTCGGCGACTTGGCCCAATTCCTCCGGCGTCGTGATCAGGTCGGCGACGTCCAGCCCCTGCTCCTCGGCGGCGACGGCGGCCTGCGACTTGGCCATTTCCTCGAATTCCTGCAGAGGCGGGAGGTCGGCGAGGTCCTTGAGGCCGAAGAGCTCCAAAAACTCCGAGGTCGTGGCGTAAAGCAGCGGCCGGCCGGCTTCTTCCTTGCGTCCCACGCACTTGATCAGGCGGCGGTCGGTCAAGCTCTTGAGAACCCCCCCGCTGTCCACGCCCCGGACGGACTCGATGTCCGAGCGGGTGACCGGCTGCCGGTAGGCGATCAAGGCGAGCGTCTCGATCCCGGCGACGGAGAGCCTCTGAGGCTTGGGCCGGTTGAGCGCCTTGATCCACGGGGCCAGGCCCAAGCGCGAGCGGAACTCGTAGCCTTCGGCCACGCGGATCAGCTGGATGCCGCGTCCCCTCTCCTCCCATTCCCGTTCGAGCGATGCGAGCGCTTCTTCGAGCTCCTTGCGGGAGGCCCCCGTCGCCTCGATCATCTCGCTCGTTCCCAAAGGGCGCCCGGAAACGAAGATCAGGGTTTCGAGAATTTCCTCTAATTTAGGGTTGGTCGGTTGTGTTTCCATGGGTCTCCTCTTCCGTCACCAGGGCACGGACGACGATCCGGTGAAAGACCTTTTCCTGGACGATCCGGAGCAGGTGCTGCTTGGCCATCTCCAAGATGGCCAGGAAGGTGATGACCAGATCGCCGCGTGTCTTTTCGCCGGCGAACAGGTCTTCGAACGCGACCTGATCCCGAGTCTTCAAGAGTTCGGTCAATTCCAAGATGCGCTCCGAGACGCCCGTCCGCGGCCTGCTGATCTCGTGGACGGCGTCCTTGGGCAGGCGCTTGAGCAGGTCCTGAAAGGCGGAGATGAGCGAGAGCGTGTCGGCCTCGATCGTCATCTCCGCGCCGGACTCGTCCGCTTCCTCCGGCGGGCGGGCGAAGACGTCCGTGCCGAGGAGGGGCCGCGAGATCAGGGAGCGGGCGGCCGCCTTGTAGCGCTGGTATTCGAGCAGGCGCCGGATGAGCTCGGCGCGGGGGTCCGGCCCCTCTTCCTCCTCCGGCGGCGGCTCCGGCAGGAGCATCTTCGACTTGATATAGGTGAGTTCCGAGGCCATCTCGACGAACTCGCCGGCGAGGTCGATGTCCAACTCCTGGGCGAGCTGCAGGTACTGGAGGTATTGATCGAGAAGCCGCGAGATCGGGATGTCGTAGATGTCCAG
Coding sequences within it:
- the scpB gene encoding SMC-Scp complex subunit ScpB, with the protein product METQPTNPKLEEILETLIFVSGRPLGTSEMIEATGASRKELEEALASLEREWEERGRGIQLIRVAEGYEFRSRLGLAPWIKALNRPKPQRLSVAGIETLALIAYRQPVTRSDIESVRGVDSGGVLKSLTDRRLIKCVGRKEEAGRPLLYATTSEFLELFGLKDLADLPPLQEFEEMAKSQAAVAAEEQGLDVADLITTPEELGQVAEEDRLALEELDAKLKDLKDAEKAAVEATTTPETTPGSGVNGPASET
- a CDS encoding segregation/condensation protein A, whose translation is MERVQLEVFEGPLDLLLHLIKKEDLDIYDIPISRLLDQYLQYLQLAQELDIDLAGEFVEMASELTYIKSKMLLPEPPPEEEEGPDPRAELIRRLLEYQRYKAAARSLISRPLLGTDVFARPPEEADESGAEMTIEADTLSLISAFQDLLKRLPKDAVHEISRPRTGVSERILELTELLKTRDQVAFEDLFAGEKTRGDLVITFLAILEMAKQHLLRIVQEKVFHRIVVRALVTEEETHGNTTDQP